From Psychrobacillus sp. FSL K6-2836, a single genomic window includes:
- a CDS encoding spore germination protein: MDEAELYLKEKFGVNESYDVGILHTHLYEFPVLLVYINGLIDGLVITQLLTNTQLKIADKTISENEIIEHYFPYYSITQYDSKEKWLAALLSGQVTFILSNGSVYTIDVRSYPGRTPEEPDNEKVVRGSRDGFTENIVQNTALIRRRIRDTDLRFELHQITELGQTDIAISYIKNIANEDNLKQIRDRIKQIKHDAITMTDKALEEWLFKQGFHPLPFVRFTERPDIAAAHLLEGHIIIVVDTSPSVVIVPTTLFHHLQHAEEYRQAPAIGTVVRWIRFLGVLLSLFLLPFWYLLSVHPEFVPKALDFIGPKESTEIPLLLQILFADIGIEFLRLAAIHTPTPLSTAMGIIAALVIGQMAVDVGIFVPEVILYTAITAIFTFSIPSYELSITTKIFRTVILLSTALFGPSGFFVASLALLWYVGSVKPLNVPYLWPLQPFFPKAFLRLIIRYPMPVDAKRPFITRSPNRKRS, from the coding sequence ATGGATGAAGCTGAATTGTATTTAAAAGAAAAGTTCGGAGTAAATGAGTCTTACGATGTGGGAATTTTACATACTCATTTATATGAATTTCCAGTATTACTCGTCTATATTAATGGATTAATTGATGGCCTAGTAATTACTCAATTATTGACGAACACCCAATTGAAAATAGCAGATAAAACAATAAGTGAAAACGAAATTATAGAGCATTATTTCCCATATTACTCTATTACGCAATATGATTCGAAGGAAAAATGGTTAGCCGCACTTCTGAGTGGGCAAGTAACATTTATACTATCGAATGGTTCCGTCTACACAATAGATGTTCGTTCATATCCTGGAAGGACACCAGAGGAACCAGATAATGAGAAGGTTGTCAGAGGTTCTAGAGATGGTTTTACGGAAAATATTGTGCAAAACACAGCACTGATTAGAAGAAGGATTCGGGATACCGATTTGCGCTTTGAGTTACATCAAATTACCGAGTTAGGGCAAACTGATATTGCAATATCTTATATTAAAAATATTGCCAATGAAGATAATCTTAAGCAAATTCGTGATCGAATAAAGCAAATAAAGCATGATGCAATTACGATGACAGACAAAGCATTGGAAGAATGGCTTTTTAAACAAGGATTCCATCCATTGCCTTTTGTACGATTTACGGAGAGACCAGATATCGCTGCAGCCCATTTGCTAGAAGGACATATAATAATAGTGGTTGATACATCACCATCTGTAGTTATAGTTCCTACTACCCTTTTTCACCACTTACAACATGCAGAGGAATATAGACAGGCACCAGCAATTGGTACAGTTGTACGGTGGATTCGATTTTTAGGTGTTCTTCTAAGTCTATTCCTATTACCTTTTTGGTATCTACTCTCGGTTCACCCCGAGTTTGTACCAAAGGCACTTGATTTTATTGGTCCTAAAGAGTCGACAGAAATACCGCTATTGTTACAGATTTTGTTTGCAGATATTGGGATAGAATTTCTAAGATTAGCTGCTATCCATACACCAACTCCGTTATCAACAGCAATGGGAATTATTGCTGCACTAGTTATTGGGCAAATGGCTGTAGATGTTGGGATTTTTGTTCCAGAGGTTATTTTATATACCGCTATAACAGCGATATTCACTTTTTCGATCCCTTCATATGAACTAAGTATTACGACTAAAATATTCAGGACTGTAATCCTACTGAGTACTGCGTTATTTGGACCAAGTGGATTTTTTGTAGCATCTTTAGCTCTGCTTTGGTATGTAGGTTCTGTAAAACCATTAAATGTACCTTATTTATGGCCACTTCAACCTTTCTTTCCAAAAGCGTTTTTGCGTTTGATCATACGGTATCCAATGCCCGTTGATGCTAAAAGGCCATTTATAACAAGATCGCCTAATCGCAAACGTTCCTAA
- the resB gene encoding cytochrome c biogenesis protein ResB, producing MDKIVCTCGNVNPAGTELCESCGRPLTEETKEKKIVDMRYEGSARRSQTYNKTIIDKVWNFFSSVKVGMWIIVAILVAAAIGTILPQVFYVPATNETDIAAYYERIYGWFGTIYYELGLSDLYSSWWFQVLVGMLGISLVIASLDRVIPLYKSLKKQKTKRHFSFLKRQRIFGIGKADVTEESLLKAEEKLKGLKYNVKREGNAILAERGRFSRWGPYVNHLGLIIFLFGVMLRALPGFYVDETMWLREGETLYVPETDGYFLESKEFIYETYSKEESKEVYGEAIDRVGTIAKNYQTDVALYKGPEDSVAGHTEDLTFEKEASIQVNKPIKFDNFSVFQMDFRLDELATMTFQLQDKETQQSFGEFTIDLADPQPLYELGDGYKVEIMDYYADFTGFEEGVPQSQSPLPNNPAFLVKMYSPEFPKGETSFVMIKETVEPLGENQHKIAFQSVETRDVSGLTVRKDLTLPLLALGGLIFMIGVAQGSYWNHRRIWIQLLEDGQTVVAAHTNKNWLSVKRDLDKVAEAAHLPEYLDQQDLDSFVEKVDKGEGV from the coding sequence ATGGACAAGATAGTTTGTACATGTGGAAACGTTAATCCAGCTGGTACAGAATTATGTGAAAGCTGTGGGCGTCCATTAACTGAAGAGACAAAAGAAAAGAAAATTGTGGATATGCGTTATGAAGGATCTGCAAGAAGGTCTCAAACGTATAATAAGACGATAATTGATAAAGTATGGAATTTCTTTTCCAGTGTAAAAGTAGGTATGTGGATAATTGTTGCGATTTTAGTTGCAGCAGCAATAGGAACTATACTTCCTCAAGTATTTTATGTGCCTGCAACAAATGAAACGGATATTGCAGCATATTATGAGAGAATCTATGGTTGGTTTGGAACAATATATTATGAGCTTGGATTGTCGGACTTATATAGCTCTTGGTGGTTTCAGGTACTAGTTGGCATGTTAGGTATTTCTCTCGTTATCGCAAGTTTAGATAGAGTCATACCTCTATATAAATCACTGAAAAAACAAAAGACGAAAAGACATTTTAGTTTCTTAAAACGTCAACGAATTTTTGGAATTGGTAAAGCTGATGTTACAGAAGAATCTTTACTAAAAGCAGAAGAAAAGCTTAAAGGACTTAAGTACAATGTAAAACGTGAAGGCAATGCTATCTTAGCAGAACGAGGACGTTTTTCACGCTGGGGTCCTTACGTGAACCATTTAGGTCTCATTATATTCCTTTTTGGTGTAATGCTTCGTGCTCTTCCAGGTTTTTATGTTGATGAAACGATGTGGTTACGAGAAGGAGAAACGCTTTATGTGCCCGAAACTGATGGTTATTTCTTAGAAAGTAAGGAATTCATCTATGAGACATACTCAAAAGAGGAGTCTAAAGAAGTTTATGGTGAGGCAATTGATCGAGTAGGTACGATTGCGAAGAACTATCAGACAGATGTTGCCTTGTATAAAGGTCCAGAAGATTCTGTAGCCGGACATACAGAGGACTTAACATTCGAAAAAGAAGCTTCCATCCAAGTAAATAAGCCGATTAAATTTGATAACTTCTCAGTGTTCCAAATGGACTTCCGATTGGATGAATTGGCAACAATGACATTCCAGTTACAAGATAAAGAAACACAACAATCATTTGGCGAATTTACAATTGATTTAGCAGATCCTCAGCCACTATATGAATTGGGTGACGGGTATAAAGTAGAGATTATGGATTATTACGCAGACTTTACTGGATTTGAAGAAGGAGTACCACAATCTCAATCACCTCTTCCGAACAACCCGGCATTTTTAGTTAAAATGTATAGTCCAGAATTCCCTAAAGGAGAAACTAGTTTTGTAATGATTAAAGAAACAGTTGAACCACTTGGGGAAAACCAACATAAAATTGCTTTCCAAAGTGTGGAGACAAGAGATGTATCTGGATTAACAGTTCGTAAGGATTTGACACTACCACTTCTAGCCCTAGGAGGACTAATCTTCATGATTGGTGTAGCACAGGGCTCGTACTGGAATCATCGTCGAATTTGGATTCAATTATTAGAAGATGGACAGACTGTTGTTGCTGCACACACTAACAAAAACTGGTTGAGTGTGAAGAGAGATTTGGACAAAGTTGCTGAAGCAGCTCATCTTCCTGAATATCTAGATCAACAGGATTTAGATTCTTTCGTAGAAAAAGTGGATAAAGGGGAAGGGGTTTAA
- a CDS encoding STAS domain-containing protein: MIHEVEKVGDEIIIIRLKGELDHHSTNDIRNEIVPMIKNGSIKVLVWNLKDLHFMDSSGIGLILGRMRELAPIDGQTIIVNPSPTMRKIFQFAGLSPYIYSESEIEIMSKLGGIVYGQ; this comes from the coding sequence ATGATTCATGAAGTAGAAAAAGTAGGAGACGAAATTATTATTATTCGATTAAAAGGTGAATTAGATCATCACAGTACAAATGATATTAGAAATGAGATAGTTCCAATGATTAAAAATGGGTCTATTAAAGTACTAGTTTGGAATTTGAAAGATTTGCATTTTATGGATAGCTCGGGGATAGGACTAATTCTAGGCAGAATGAGAGAGCTTGCTCCAATAGATGGACAAACAATTATTGTAAATCCATCCCCAACAATGCGCAAGATTTTTCAGTTTGCAGGTTTAAGCCCTTATATTTATAGCGAATCCGAAATTGAAATAATGTCTAAGTTAGGGGGAATAGTTTATGGACAATGA
- the spoIIAB gene encoding anti-sigma F factor produces MDNEITLSFIAKSENEALARMVMSSFIATIDPTIEELSEFKTVISEAVTNAIVHGYEEDGVGKIELHAQRVDREIVVSIVDYGRGIRDVNQAREPLFTTKPEQERSGMGFTIMESFSDGVEIYSIPDRGTTVTITKQFVPIQESCRIV; encoded by the coding sequence ATGGACAATGAGATCACATTATCTTTTATCGCTAAAAGTGAGAATGAGGCACTAGCTAGAATGGTTATGTCTAGTTTTATCGCAACGATTGACCCGACTATTGAAGAATTATCTGAATTTAAAACCGTCATATCTGAAGCTGTAACTAATGCTATCGTGCATGGTTATGAAGAAGACGGCGTCGGGAAAATTGAACTGCATGCACAACGAGTAGATAGAGAAATTGTCGTTTCTATTGTAGATTATGGCCGTGGAATACGTGATGTAAATCAAGCACGTGAGCCACTATTTACGACTAAGCCTGAACAGGAACGTTCAGGAATGGGCTTTACAATTATGGAAAGCTTTAGTGATGGTGTTGAGATTTACTCCATTCCTGATAGGGGGACGACTGTAACCATAACGAAGCAATTTGTACCAATTCAAGAATCTTGCAGGATCGTCTAA
- a CDS encoding pseudouridine synthase: MERLQKVLAHAGVASRRKAEEMITQGKVKVNGKVVTEQGLKVSDNDVVEVEGVKLEKEQKVYYLLYKPRGVISAVSDDKGRKTVTDLLPHVKERLYPVGRLDYETSGVLLLTNDGDFSYALTHPKYKVDKTYVARVKGVPLKEQLRPLERGIVLEDGKTAPARVKLLSSERKADKSIIEITIHEGKNRQVRRMFDAIGFPVQKLKREQFGFLTLHGLNAGEWRELTTHEVKQMRVLAETGKIGK; encoded by the coding sequence TTGGAAAGATTACAAAAAGTGCTTGCTCATGCAGGTGTAGCATCAAGAAGAAAAGCAGAAGAAATGATTACACAAGGAAAAGTTAAAGTGAATGGAAAAGTAGTCACTGAACAAGGATTAAAAGTGTCCGACAATGATGTGGTAGAAGTTGAAGGAGTAAAATTAGAAAAAGAGCAAAAGGTATATTATTTACTTTATAAACCACGTGGAGTGATTTCAGCGGTATCAGATGATAAAGGCAGAAAAACAGTAACGGATCTTTTACCTCATGTGAAAGAGCGCTTATATCCTGTTGGGAGACTGGATTATGAAACTTCAGGTGTGTTACTTCTTACGAATGATGGCGATTTTTCATATGCGCTTACACATCCAAAATATAAAGTAGACAAAACATATGTAGCACGAGTAAAAGGAGTCCCTTTAAAGGAGCAGTTGCGTCCACTGGAGCGAGGGATCGTTTTAGAAGATGGTAAAACAGCTCCTGCGAGAGTTAAATTATTATCCTCGGAGCGTAAAGCAGACAAATCAATTATAGAGATTACCATACATGAGGGAAAAAACCGCCAAGTACGTAGAATGTTCGATGCAATAGGTTTTCCAGTTCAAAAGCTCAAAAGAGAACAATTCGGTTTCTTAACGCTTCATGGCTTAAATGCTGGTGAATGGAGAGAATTGACCACTCATGAAGTAAAACAAATGAGAGTATTAGCAGAGACGGGGAAAATAGGAAAATAA
- a CDS encoding SigF/SigG family RNA polymerase sporulation sigma factor, protein MINKKPSTLLTQEKMRELIALSQTGDKLARQQMIEGNTRLVWSIVQRFASRGADLEDLFQIGCIGLMKSVDKFDLSYEVKFSTYAVPMIIGEIQRFLRDDGMVKISRSIRELNFKIRHATDDFLKTFERQPTILELAHILEVTREEIVMATDALRDPASLQEQLYENDSGDALTLMDQMKDERSEKPFEHIPLRELVEKLEKREQMIIYLRYYLDCTQSDIAERLGISQVQVSRLEKKILTQLKLWLVPVGQSNSNAKDR, encoded by the coding sequence ATGATAAATAAAAAACCGTCTACTTTACTAACTCAAGAAAAAATGAGAGAGCTCATAGCGCTATCACAAACTGGTGATAAACTAGCAAGGCAGCAAATGATTGAGGGTAATACTAGGCTTGTATGGTCAATTGTTCAACGGTTTGCTTCTAGGGGAGCAGATCTGGAGGATTTGTTTCAAATCGGCTGTATTGGCTTGATGAAATCAGTGGATAAATTTGATTTGTCTTATGAAGTGAAGTTTTCAACGTATGCGGTTCCTATGATTATAGGTGAGATTCAGCGGTTTTTAAGAGATGACGGAATGGTGAAAATCAGTCGTTCAATCCGGGAATTAAATTTTAAAATTCGCCATGCTACCGATGACTTTTTAAAAACGTTCGAGCGCCAACCTACTATTTTGGAGCTTGCGCATATTTTAGAAGTGACTCGAGAAGAAATAGTGATGGCTACAGATGCCCTGCGCGATCCAGCATCATTGCAGGAGCAGCTTTATGAAAATGATAGCGGAGATGCTCTAACGCTAATGGATCAAATGAAGGATGAGCGTTCCGAGAAGCCTTTTGAGCATATTCCGTTACGTGAGCTAGTGGAAAAGCTAGAAAAACGGGAGCAAATGATTATTTATTTAAGATATTATCTTGATTGTACACAGAGTGATATTGCAGAACGATTAGGAATATCTCAAGTACAGGTGTCGAGATTAGAGAAGAAAATTTTAACCCAATTAAAATTATGGCTAGTACCAGTGGGTCAGTCGAATTCAAATGCAAAAGATAGGTGA
- the scpB gene encoding SMC-Scp complex subunit ScpB: MSNIESLLFVSGEDGLTKKQLAFLTSSGDLEIEAILEEMLQEYKENHTRGIEIKQLAGTYQLVTKQENIDSIQKLVENPTAQSLSQASLEVLAIVAYKQPITRVEIEEIRGVKSERPIHTLSAKGLVQEVGRAEGTGRAILYGTTNEFLQYFGLKDIKALPPLPEDLSVDEMEDTDLFMTKFQETFEG; this comes from the coding sequence ATGAGTAATATAGAAAGTCTATTATTTGTAAGTGGAGAGGATGGCCTAACTAAAAAACAATTAGCTTTTCTAACTAGTTCGGGGGATTTGGAAATAGAAGCGATCCTCGAGGAAATGTTGCAGGAATATAAAGAGAATCACACAAGGGGAATTGAGATAAAGCAATTAGCAGGAACCTATCAATTAGTAACGAAACAAGAAAATATTGATAGCATTCAGAAATTAGTAGAAAATCCAACAGCTCAATCTTTGTCTCAAGCATCACTTGAAGTTCTAGCGATTGTTGCCTATAAGCAACCAATTACAAGAGTTGAAATAGAAGAAATTCGAGGTGTCAAGTCAGAGCGACCAATTCATACTCTTTCAGCTAAAGGTCTGGTACAAGAAGTAGGCCGTGCAGAAGGGACGGGTCGGGCTATTTTATATGGAACGACAAACGAATTTCTTCAATACTTTGGTTTAAAAGATATTAAAGCACTTCCACCACTCCCAGAAGATTTGTCTGTTGATGAAATGGAAGATACAGATTTATTTATGACGAAGTTCCAAGAGACCTTTGAAGGGTAG
- a CDS encoding D-alanyl-D-alanine carboxypeptidase family protein: MFLLLFLLWNVSEADASSSYAVIDAKTGRLLEGSNADAELPIASLTKVWTALTVLDNVPLDDEITISNAAATQEGSSLYLQAGEVWTVESLLYGLLLQSGNDAAYALAEHTGGSIEGFTKLMNEKIQFAGLEDSHFTNPSGLHHEEHYASALDMANMFRLALQNEDFIQIASAKSYSPKERSITWRNKHKLLHFNEFAVAGKTGYTKVAGRTLVTYFEEKGKEVIVVTLNHSNDWNTHSSIAANVFQTYDNVKVVEKGKYRLLGKQVIEVKKDYFLLLNKEEQEATRNVLLIPRKSSEKKPYLWNVMINNEVALKFNVKKIK, encoded by the coding sequence TTGTTTCTGTTGCTTTTTCTTTTATGGAATGTAAGTGAGGCTGATGCTTCATCCTCTTATGCTGTTATTGATGCAAAAACAGGGAGATTATTAGAAGGTAGTAATGCAGATGCAGAATTACCTATTGCGAGTCTAACTAAAGTCTGGACTGCTTTAACTGTCTTGGATAATGTTCCGCTCGATGATGAAATAACAATCTCAAATGCTGCGGCAACGCAGGAGGGATCATCACTATATTTACAGGCTGGTGAGGTTTGGACTGTGGAATCCTTATTGTATGGATTGCTGTTACAGTCGGGCAATGACGCAGCTTATGCACTTGCTGAGCATACAGGTGGCTCCATAGAGGGCTTTACTAAATTGATGAATGAAAAAATACAGTTTGCTGGATTAGAAGATTCGCATTTTACTAATCCATCGGGACTTCATCACGAAGAGCACTACGCTTCTGCTTTAGATATGGCTAATATGTTCCGCTTGGCATTGCAGAACGAGGACTTTATACAAATCGCATCTGCCAAATCTTATTCTCCAAAAGAAAGATCCATCACTTGGAGAAATAAGCATAAATTATTGCACTTTAATGAGTTTGCCGTAGCTGGAAAAACTGGATATACAAAAGTAGCGGGAAGAACACTAGTCACTTATTTCGAAGAAAAGGGAAAAGAAGTTATTGTGGTAACCTTAAACCATTCCAATGATTGGAATACTCACTCTTCTATAGCAGCTAACGTTTTTCAGACATACGATAATGTGAAGGTTGTGGAAAAAGGAAAATATCGCCTGTTAGGTAAACAGGTTATAGAAGTAAAAAAAGATTATTTCCTTTTGCTCAATAAAGAAGAACAAGAGGCAACTAGAAACGTATTGTTGATTCCTCGTAAATCATCGGAGAAAAAACCTTACCTTTGGAATGTTATGATTAATAATGAGGTAGCGTTGAAATTTAATGTAAAGAAAATTAAATAG
- a CDS encoding GNAT family N-acetyltransferase yields the protein MLLRYKKTFEKISMGLLSFMPHEKDVKKLLETIHEYETNPDWHLFLWKKEDDLVGLIGVRMEGTEAVIQHLSVNPSHRGEGLGEEMLQKLPTVLQTNSIKPSEDVESFYTKCQIKKEEE from the coding sequence ATGTTACTTCGCTATAAAAAAACGTTTGAAAAAATTTCAATGGGGCTACTATCTTTCATGCCTCATGAAAAAGATGTGAAAAAGTTACTAGAAACAATTCATGAGTATGAGACAAATCCAGATTGGCATTTGTTTCTTTGGAAAAAAGAGGACGACCTAGTTGGATTAATAGGAGTACGAATGGAAGGTACTGAAGCAGTAATTCAACATCTATCTGTCAATCCGTCACACCGTGGTGAAGGACTTGGAGAAGAGATGTTGCAAAAACTTCCCACTGTATTGCAAACAAATTCTATAAAGCCATCTGAGGATGTTGAGTCATTTTATACTAAGTGCCAAATAAAAAAAGAAGAGGAATGA
- the lysA gene encoding diaminopimelate decarboxylase, with translation MVLVSRHAVNEKGHLMIGGIDSLELAKTYGTPLFVYDLSLIRERAHAFIQTFQDQQISAQVAYASKAFSSVAMYQVMKQENLSLDVVSAGELHTAIQAGYPVERIHFHGNNKSKEELLLALEHNIGCIVVDNFYEIELLKMLTAKNKQKVNILLRVTPGVEAHTHDYITTGQQDSKFGFDLLNGQADQAFLDVYQDEYIQLLGLHCHIGSQIFETIGFKVAAEKLITKMIEWHTDYNFSCSVLNLGGGFGIKYTDEDAPLEPAVYVKEMIQIVKELVHNSSFKMPEIWIEPGRSLVGDAGTTLYTIGSEKAVPDVRNYLAVDGGMSDNIRPALYGAEYDAVIANKMDAQLTTNYTIAGKCCESGDKLIENIQLPAARPGDILAMFCTGAYGYSMASNYNRLTKPAVVFVENGKHQLAVRRETLEDIIHLDLPLTMEKE, from the coding sequence ATGGTGCTAGTTTCAAGGCATGCTGTAAACGAAAAAGGTCATCTAATGATTGGTGGAATAGATAGCTTAGAGCTTGCAAAAACATATGGAACACCATTGTTTGTGTACGATTTATCTTTAATTAGAGAACGAGCACATGCATTCATCCAGACATTCCAAGATCAACAGATATCGGCTCAAGTTGCTTATGCAAGTAAAGCCTTTTCTAGTGTTGCAATGTACCAAGTGATGAAACAAGAAAACTTATCATTAGATGTTGTATCTGCTGGAGAATTACATACTGCGATTCAAGCGGGATATCCAGTAGAACGAATTCATTTTCATGGTAATAATAAAAGTAAAGAAGAATTATTATTAGCTCTTGAGCATAATATTGGTTGTATAGTTGTCGATAATTTTTATGAAATAGAATTATTAAAGATGCTTACTGCCAAAAACAAGCAAAAAGTTAATATCTTGTTAAGAGTGACACCTGGTGTTGAAGCTCATACACACGATTATATTACGACTGGCCAGCAAGATTCTAAATTTGGATTTGATCTGTTGAATGGACAAGCAGACCAAGCATTTCTGGATGTATATCAGGATGAATATATTCAGTTGCTTGGCTTGCATTGTCATATTGGCTCTCAAATATTTGAAACGATTGGTTTTAAAGTGGCAGCTGAGAAGCTTATTACTAAAATGATAGAGTGGCATACAGACTATAACTTCTCATGCAGTGTTTTAAATCTAGGTGGCGGCTTCGGTATAAAATATACAGATGAGGATGCTCCTCTTGAACCAGCTGTATATGTGAAAGAAATGATCCAAATAGTAAAAGAGCTCGTGCATAATTCTTCTTTTAAAATGCCAGAAATTTGGATAGAACCGGGAAGGTCATTAGTTGGGGATGCAGGAACTACGTTATATACGATCGGATCTGAAAAAGCTGTACCAGATGTCCGAAATTATTTAGCGGTTGATGGTGGTATGTCCGACAATATTAGACCTGCATTATACGGTGCAGAATATGACGCAGTTATTGCTAACAAAATGGATGCACAGTTAACGACTAATTATACAATTGCTGGTAAATGTTGTGAGTCTGGCGATAAATTAATCGAAAATATTCAATTACCAGCAGCAAGACCTGGAGATATTCTAGCTATGTTTTGTACAGGTGCATATGGTTACTCCATGGCTAGTAATTATAATCGTTTAACAAAACCGGCCGTTGTGTTTGTCGAAAATGGAAAGCATCAATTGGCTGTAAGACGAGAAACGTTGGAAGACATCATACATCTTGACCTTCCTTTAACAATGGAGAAGGAGTGA
- a CDS encoding segregation/condensation protein A yields MSYEVKTEAFEGPLDLLLHLINRLEIDIYDIKMAEITEQYMEHVHAMRVLELNEASEYLVMAATLLSIKSKMLLPIHQDDDIDDDFEMDLQDPRDELVLRLIEYKKYKEAAESLQEMEETRSLYYSRPPTDLSEYQTSKQLDLLELDANVYDMLGAFQKMLRRKQINAPLNTRISKQEISIKAQMKNVIEVLKKGGGKLSFYDLFPTRDKNTIVTTFLSLLELMKRQIIQVEQKSNFEDLFVQLRKEDIESEFEDEIDE; encoded by the coding sequence ATGTCTTATGAAGTGAAAACAGAAGCATTTGAAGGACCTCTAGATTTATTATTACATTTAATAAATCGTTTGGAAATAGATATATACGATATTAAGATGGCGGAAATCACAGAGCAGTATATGGAGCATGTTCACGCAATGCGTGTTTTAGAGCTCAATGAAGCAAGTGAATACTTAGTAATGGCTGCAACCTTACTGTCCATTAAAAGTAAAATGCTATTGCCAATTCATCAAGACGATGATATCGACGATGATTTCGAAATGGATTTACAGGATCCTAGGGATGAACTTGTACTAAGATTAATAGAATATAAGAAGTATAAGGAAGCAGCAGAAAGTTTGCAAGAGATGGAGGAGACACGTTCACTCTATTATTCTAGGCCGCCAACAGATTTAAGTGAATACCAAACTAGTAAACAATTAGATTTACTTGAATTAGATGCGAATGTATATGATATGCTTGGTGCTTTTCAAAAAATGCTACGAAGAAAACAAATAAACGCACCACTTAATACGCGAATAAGTAAGCAAGAAATATCGATTAAAGCTCAGATGAAAAATGTCATTGAGGTATTAAAAAAAGGAGGAGGGAAATTATCGTTTTACGATTTATTCCCTACTAGAGATAAGAATACGATTGTTACTACTTTTTTATCTTTACTTGAATTGATGAAGCGACAAATTATACAAGTAGAGCAAAAAAGTAATTTTGAAGATTTGTTTGTGCAGTTGCGAAAGGAAGATATAGAAAGTGAATTCGAAGATGAAATTGATGAGTAA
- a CDS encoding DUF309 domain-containing protein yields MAFLKHFNETFDYFECHELLEDYWKEVSPRHKNHALTALILLATSMYHWRRGNFTGAIKTMRTSMKRMEVTKDSPFFENLNYQKLTENMKYAFQLMTSGQKFQGFTIEITNPSLQSQVSQLQIETNEDLHFLIHKHMLRDRSEILEEREREKKKRDDL; encoded by the coding sequence GTGGCATTTCTAAAACATTTCAATGAGACCTTCGATTATTTTGAGTGTCACGAGTTATTGGAAGACTATTGGAAGGAAGTTTCCCCAAGACATAAAAACCATGCATTAACTGCTTTAATCTTGTTAGCAACTTCTATGTATCACTGGCGCCGCGGAAATTTTACTGGAGCTATTAAAACGATGAGAACAAGTATGAAAAGAATGGAAGTAACCAAAGATTCTCCTTTCTTCGAAAACTTAAATTACCAAAAGTTAACAGAAAATATGAAATATGCATTCCAATTGATGACCAGTGGTCAAAAGTTTCAAGGTTTTACAATTGAAATAACTAATCCATCTTTACAATCGCAAGTCAGTCAGCTCCAGATAGAAACGAATGAGGACTTACATTTTCTTATTCATAAACATATGCTTCGAGATCGCTCAGAAATACTGGAGGAACGAGAAAGAGAGAAAAAAAAGAGAGATGACTTATAA
- the resA gene encoding thiol-disulfide oxidoreductase ResA — MAHSKKRRFYMRTVILAVLVVAIVFTVYSNLNKEKNAVLQVGDKAPDFVLVDMDGNERRLSDYKGQGVFLNFWGTWCKPCAKEMPAMDNQYGEFTDRGVQTLAINIGESDLKVNSFSNRYGLTFPIAIDRNKSVMESYNIDPLPTTFLINPEGKIEKIIKGEMTEEDIANFMDQIKPS; from the coding sequence TTGGCACATTCTAAAAAACGACGATTTTATATGAGAACCGTTATATTAGCAGTACTCGTCGTTGCTATTGTTTTTACAGTTTACTCCAATCTAAATAAAGAGAAAAATGCTGTATTACAAGTAGGCGATAAAGCTCCGGACTTTGTATTAGTTGATATGGATGGTAACGAAAGACGTTTGTCTGATTATAAAGGGCAAGGCGTATTTCTAAACTTCTGGGGTACATGGTGTAAGCCTTGTGCAAAAGAAATGCCGGCAATGGACAATCAGTACGGAGAGTTTACAGATCGCGGCGTCCAAACATTGGCCATAAATATTGGAGAATCAGATCTAAAGGTTAATAGCTTTTCAAATCGATATGGTTTGACTTTTCCTATAGCAATTGATCGTAATAAAAGTGTAATGGAATCATATAATATTGATCCGCTGCCAACAACCTTTTTGATCAATCCAGAAGGAAAGATTGAGAAAATTATTAAAGGCGAAATGACAGAAGAAGATATTGCGAATTTTATGGATCAAATTAAACCTTCATGA